GAGATTGCATTTTTTGCATGAGTCATTGCCTAAATCAAACAATTTTTATCAAGATCTATAAAAATTTGAACGATATATATTGAAGAAAAATGATGAATACTTTTGTGTCGGAAGCATTGATGTAAATTATTAAATATAATCATTATTATTTGCAAATGATATTTATTATCATTACAATAAACCAACATGATTCGTTTTCGATGGTTAAATCATGAGACCTTGAACCACATTTTTTCAAAGAGTAGACGACACATGTCGAGATCTATTCCCTCAGCACGATACTTCCCACACGTAATGAACAAAGAAAAATCATTTGGGCTAAAGGTAAAAAACGATTACAAGCACGTATACGATCCGTGATTTTTTTAAGGCATAAATGTGAATTTAAAATTTGAAATTATTTTAATCTTAATGATCAGTGGATGGGTCACGGTCATCGTCACTGAATTTTTGTTTCTAAAATTTTATCATTAGCCTAATGAAAAGCTCAACAAGTGATGATGACCACACTGAATTGATCACAACCCCCCTTCTCCTCTTAGCGTAAGCCCCGAGGCAACCTAAGAGGAGAAGGAATCATTTGTTGAAACGATATTACATGAAACGTTCATTGAGCATCAAAATATTAAAAAAAACCTTTGACTAAAAAGAAGCTTCCAACACACAGTAATAACACAGCAAAACATTTTTTTAATACGCTTGGTGATAAAGCATGTGCTGCTTTTGCACCGTATTTTGCGGTAAAGAAACTCATGATACTAATGCCTAAAAAAGCATAAACATGAATAAAACCAATGGTATTTGGCACGTTCACTTGTGCATTCATACCAAAGACCATAAAGCCCAAAGCACCAGCGATGGCAATCGGGAGACCGCATGCTGCAGATGTTCCTACGGCTTTTTGCATGACGACACCATAATGTGTCAGATATGGCACCGTTAAACTTCCTCCACCAATACCAAAAATTGCCGAGGCAATCCCAATGCCTGCACCAGCACCCATTTGCTTTGCTGTAGAGGGTAACTGTTTGGTGGAATCAACCGCTTTTTTAGCGCCCATAAACATATTGTAGGCAACCCAAAGTAAAAACAAACCAACAATAAATTGTAAATGTACACCTGACAGCCAACCTGCTATCCCAGCACCTGCAAAACAGCCAATCGCCATCGGCGGGGCTAAATTTTTAAATACAGGCCAAATCACAGCGCCATTTTTATGATGTGCCATAAGTGAACTGATTGATGTAACAATAATCGTCGCCAATGACGTGCCTAAAGCCAAATGCATGATGACATTAGGGTCATAGCCCATTTGCGTAAAGACAATGTATAACAATGGCACAATGATGGTGCCGCCACCGACGCCAAACAGCCCTGCTGCAAAACCAGCCAAAGCCCCGATGACTAAAAATATAATGAGTTCCACAAGATACTAACTTTTAAAAGGGATTAAAAAATGAAGTGAGAAATATCTATAACAAGAAACCTCTATAGCCAATTGCATTCATACACAGTTAAGCAATTTCAACCTGTGTTTGACCCACTTGATGATAAGCACGATTAAAATAAACCAAAGCCTGATCTTCTTGATTCTTTTGAATTGCGACAATTGGACAGATAAAAATCGTATGTGTTCCCACTTCCTGAATATCTGAAATTTCACAATCAAAACTAACCAAAGCATCAGCTAACACAGGTGATCCTGTTTCAAGCTCAGTCCATTTTCCCAAAGCAAAGCGCTCATCTGAATTGAGTTTAGATGAAGCAAATGCATTAGACAGTTTTTCATGCTGGGCACCGAGCACATTTACCGTCAACACTTTATTTTCAACAAAATGCGTATGAGAACGTGATGACTTATTCATACAGACCAATAATGTCGGTGGTGTATCCGTCACACTGCACACAGCAGATGCTGTAAAACCATGAAAACCAGATTCGCCAACGGTGGTCACCACATTGACCGCACTTGTTAACGAAGACATTGCATTTTTAAAGTCTGTTGCATTCACCATGACCGTGTTCCTGTTCGCCTAAAACGCTGTATTTGACTGTAATGTTAAAAATACTGTGCCGTTCAGATGTAAATATTGCTTTGTAGTTCCTTCTTCGTTTTAGAAAAAGGAACTTTACATATAAGTTAAATGTTGAATTATCGAGCTAATTCCTGACGAATAATCTCTGCACCTGCGCTTAACGCATTTAGTTTGCCTTGCGCCACTTGGCGAGGTAAAGGCGCCATACCGCAGTTTGTTGAAGGATATAGCTTATCTGCATCTACAAACTGTAAAGCTTTACGCAAGGTATCTGCAACCTGTTCAGGTGTTTCAATCACATTGGTTGCGACATCAATGGCACCAACCATCACTTTTTTACCGCGGATGAGTTCGATTAAATCCATGGGTACACGAGAGTTTTGGCATTCAAGCGAGATGATATCGAGCTTCGATTGCTGCAGTTTCGGGAATGATTCTTCGTATTGGCGCCATTCATTACCCAAAGTTTGTTTCCAATCGGTATTGGCTTTAATGCCATAACCATAGCAAATGTGAACTGCAGTTTCGCATTTCAAACCTTCAAGCGCACGCTCTAAGGTCGCAATCCCCCAGTCATTGACTTCATCAAAAAATACGTTAAACGCAGGTTCATCAAATTGAATAATATCCACGCCTGCCGCTTCAAGCTCTAAAGCTTCTTGATTCAGGATTTTAGCAAATTCCCAAGCCAATTTTTCACGGCTCTTGTAATGACCATCATACAAAGTATCAATCATCGTCATCGGGCCAGGCAAAGCCCATTTGATCGGCTGATGGGTTTGGCTGCGTAGGAATTTTGCATCATCAACAAACACTGCTTTCTTACGAGATACTTCACCAACCACAGACGGTACACTTGCATCGTAACGATTACGAATACGCATCGTTTCACGCTTTTCGAAATCTACCCCTTCAAGATGTTCAATAAATGTGGTCACAAAATGCTGACGGGTTTGTTCACCATCGCTCACAATATCAATGCCTGCATGGATTTGTTCATGCAAAGATAATTTCAACGCATCACGTTTTGCATCTAATAATTCTTCGCCTTCAAGTTTCCATGCTGACCACAGTTTTTCTGGTTCAGCCAGCCAAGACGGTTTAGGTAAGCTGCCAGCAGTTGACGTTGGGAGTAACTTTTGATGTGTTGAATGAGCCATATTCGATCTTCTATCTCTATTTTCTTTAAAACGGGTGGTTTAACTCACCCGTGTTTCATCTATTTACGTGATTTAAAATTAAGCTGCGTCTGCATTTTCAATATTAAAATTGGCAGCCCACTCATTCAGAATGTTTTGATATGGCTTAATAAAGTTTTCTTCCGTCCATTTGCCCTGTTTAACCGCCAACTGACCACGTTCAACACGGTCATACACAATACGGGTTAATGAGTAATCGCCAAAGCTTAAGCTTGGTTGATACACTAAGCCTGCTGTCGCATTGGTGTTGTAAATT
The DNA window shown above is from Acinetobacter piscicola and carries:
- a CDS encoding sulfite exporter TauE/SafE family protein, which produces MELIIFLVIGALAGFAAGLFGVGGGTIIVPLLYIVFTQMGYDPNVIMHLALGTSLATIIVTSISSLMAHHKNGAVIWPVFKNLAPPMAIGCFAGAGIAGWLSGVHLQFIVGLFLLWVAYNMFMGAKKAVDSTKQLPSTAKQMGAGAGIGIASAIFGIGGGSLTVPYLTHYGVVMQKAVGTSAACGLPIAIAGALGFMVFGMNAQVNVPNTIGFIHVYAFLGISIMSFFTAKYGAKAAHALSPSVLKKCFAVLLLCVGSFFLVKGFF
- a CDS encoding flavin reductase, encoding MVNATDFKNAMSSLTSAVNVVTTVGESGFHGFTASAVCSVTDTPPTLLVCMNKSSRSHTHFVENKVLTVNVLGAQHEKLSNAFASSKLNSDERFALGKWTELETGSPVLADALVSFDCEISDIQEVGTHTIFICPIVAIQKNQEDQALVYFNRAYHQVGQTQVEIA
- a CDS encoding methionine synthase — encoded protein: MAHSTHQKLLPTSTAGSLPKPSWLAEPEKLWSAWKLEGEELLDAKRDALKLSLHEQIHAGIDIVSDGEQTRQHFVTTFIEHLEGVDFEKRETMRIRNRYDASVPSVVGEVSRKKAVFVDDAKFLRSQTHQPIKWALPGPMTMIDTLYDGHYKSREKLAWEFAKILNQEALELEAAGVDIIQFDEPAFNVFFDEVNDWGIATLERALEGLKCETAVHICYGYGIKANTDWKQTLGNEWRQYEESFPKLQQSKLDIISLECQNSRVPMDLIELIRGKKVMVGAIDVATNVIETPEQVADTLRKALQFVDADKLYPSTNCGMAPLPRQVAQGKLNALSAGAEIIRQELAR